TCCCATGGTTACTCCCGTCTGTTGCAAAGACCGCGGCCGAAATGCACCGGTCTTCTCTGGGGGACCCCCTGGCGCACTTCGGCCAGGATTGTCTACCCTGCTACCGCCATGGCCCCACGGGCCTCGGCGGCCGCAGGGTTCAGGTCCACGGCGGGCGCCACCCACACCAGCACGTCGTAAAACGTGGCGCCGGCGCCCATATCCGCCTCGTCCTGGGCGGTGAGCTGGTTGACGTTGCGGCCATCTGGGCTCAGTTTGGCCCACCAGATGCCCGGCACCAGCACGGTGCCCGGCACAATGTCGGCCGTCACCACGGCTCGCAGGGTGAGACGGCCCCGCTGGTTCCAGACCGTGACCGGCGCGCCGTCCACCACCTGGCGGGGGGCGGCATCGTCGGGATGGATCTGGAGCGTCGGTACTCCTTCCCGGCGGCGCAACCGCTCCACGTTGACGAAGGTGCTGTTCAGGAACGAGTGGGCCGGCGGCGAGATGCAGGTGAGGGGGGGATGGGCCGTGGAATCGCCCTGCTCCGCAGCCTGCTGTTGCCAGGCCGGCGGCGTGTAGGTGGGCAGGGGGGCATAGCCGGCGTCGGCCAGGCGCTGGCTGTAGAACTCGCACTTGCCGCTGGGGGTGGGGAAGTTGCCCTCCGCGAACGGCAGGTATGGCTCGGGCAGATTCAGGCGCACGAAACCCCGTTCCAGCAAGGCCTCCCAGGTGACGGTGGCGAAGCGAGGGTGGCGCTGGGCCGCGATGAGCTCCTGCAAGATCTCCTCGTCGCCCTGGGCAAAGCAGGGCTCCCGGTAGCCCATGGCCCCAGCCAGCCGGCGGAAGATTTCGCTGTTGGGCAGGCTCTGGCCCACCGGCTCGATGGCGGGCCGGTTCAGGGCCAGGTAGAGGTGGCCGTAGGGCTTGATCAGGTCCCAGTGCTCCAGTTGGGTGGTGGCCGGCAACACGTAGTCGGCGTAGTCTGCCGTGTCGGTCTGGAAGTGCTCCAGCACCACGGTGAAGAGATCTTCCCGCTGCAACCCCCGCAGGACGGCCTCCTGGTCCGGGCAGACGGCTGCCGGGTTGGCGTTGTAGACGATGAGGGCCATCACCGGGGGGCCTGCCTCTGCCGGCGTGGGGACGGGGTCCACAGGGCGGGGGTGGTAGTGGGCCCGGGCCCGGATGGCCGGGTCGAGGCTCAGGGCGTCGCCCAGGCGGTTCATGTTGATGGTGCGCGGGGTGCGTCCCTGGAGCAGGTCCGGGCGGTAGAGGCAGGTGGTGTCCAGGTGGCGGAAGGCGCCGCTGCTGCTGAGCTGGATGCCGCCGCCCACCTCCCGCCAGGCGCCCACCAGGGCGGGCAGGCAGGCGATGGTGCGCACGGCCATGCCGCCCCCGGCGTGGCGCTGCATGCCGTAGTTGATGCGGATGGCTGCCGGGCGGGTGGTGGCGTACTCCCGGGCCAGGGTGCGGATGCGCTCGGCCGGCACGCCGGTCAACTCGGCGGCCCGCTCCGGCGTCCATTCGGCTACCCGTTGGGCCAGGGCGTCGAAGCCCAGGGTGTGACGGGCCACGTAGTCGGCGTCGTACAGGCCTTCCGCTACGATGACGTGCATCAGGGCCAGGGCCAGGGCGCCATCGGTGCCGGGGCGAATGGGGATCCACTCATCGGCGGCCCGGGCGGTGCGGGTGCGGGCCGGGTCGATGACGATGACCCGGGCGCCCTGGTGCCGTGCCGCCTGGATGAAGGGCCAGAGGTGTGCGTTGCTGGTGAGGGTATTGCTGCCCCAGATCAGGATCAGGCGGGCATGGGCAAAGGCCTGGGGCTCCAGCCCTTCGGTCGCGCCGATGGTGGCCACATAGCCTTCGAAGCCGGCTTCCGAGCAGATGGTGCGGGCCAGCTGGCTGGCGCCCATGCGGTGGAAGAAGCGTTTGGCCATCCCCTCCCCCTGGAGGTAGCCCATGGTGCCCGCGTAGAAGTAGGGAAGGACCGCCTCTGGCCCAACGGTGGCAATGATCTCCTGCAGGCGGGCGGCGATTGCCCCCAGGGCTTCGTCCCAGGAGATGGGAACAAACTGGCCGCTGCCCTTGGGGCCTACCCGACGCAGGGGGGTAGTGAGCCGTTCCGGGTGATAGGTGCGCTCCAGGTAGCGGTCTACCTTGGCGCAGAGGCGGCCTGCGGTGACCGGGTGGTGGGGGTGTCCCCAGAGGTCCACGGCCCGGCCGCTCTGGCGCTCCACGGCCACCTGCCAGCTGCAGGTGTCGGGGCAGTCGTGGGGGCAGGCGCCGGTGATGATGGCGATGGCGGGGTCGTGCTGGTACAAGTTCTGTTTGGACATGGTGGTTTGCCTTGCATGAGAAGATCCAGACGCCGTTTGGGTAGTGTAACAAAAGAGCGGTCCGGTCGCAAAAGCGGCCTGTTTGGGGGCGTTCCAGGTTGTGCAGGTTGTACAAGCCGCGCTGGAGGAACTTTGGACAGATTCGCGCTGGTAGACAGGCCGGGCTTCGGCTATAGTTTGGGGCAGTTGCTGCGCGCAGGATGCAGCCTGCAGGCACATCCTGGCGGGCAGGGGTTGCGCAACCCAAGGCGGAACCAACAGAGGAAGAGTCGAGGAACAGGAAGATCCAAACAGGACTTCGGTCCGGCCCACGCCTGGAAACGGGGGCCAAACAAAATAAATTCCGGCATGACAGCCAGGAGGCGCTTCCAGCCGCTGTCCCGCTGTTTTGCCACATCATCTCAGAGGAGACAGGAATAATGCATCTGGGTTGTAAGACGCCACAGGATGTGATGGCGGCCATCAGCGAACATGGCATTGAAATGGTGGATATCAAGTTCACCGATCTGTTTGGCCAGTGGCAGCACTTTTCCATCCCGGTAGAACATTTTGACGCGGAAAGCGCCTTTGAAGAGGGCCTGGGGTTTGACGGCTCTTCCATCCGGGGCTTCAAGACCATCGAGTCCAGCGACATGAACCTGCTGGCCGATCCCACCACGGCCCTGATCGATACCATGTGTGCCGTGCCCACGCTGAGCCTGGTCTGCAATGTCTACGAGCCCATCACCAACGAGCCCTTCAGCCGGGATCCCCGCTACGTGGCCCAGCGGGCAGTGGAGTACATGAAGTCCACCGGCATTGCCGACACAGTGTACATGGGCCCCGAGGCCGAATTCTTCATTTTCGACGAGGTCTACTACCACACCAACCAGTTTTCGGCTGGCTATGGCGTGGACTCCGGCGAGGGTATCTGGAATTCGGGCGCCCCGGGCCTGGGCCATCAGATCGGCTACAAGGGCGGCTATTTCCCGGTTGCGCCGTACGACACCCTGCAGGATCTGCGCACGGAGATGGTCCGGGAGATGCTGAACGCGGGCATCGAGGTGGAAGTGCACCACCATGAGGTGGCCACTGCGGGCCAGTGTGAGATTGACATGCGCTTCGCACCCCTGGTCCAGATGGCGGATCAGGTCCAGCTGTACAAGTACATTGTCAAGAATGTGGCCAAACGCCACGGCAAGACGGCCACCTTCATGCCCAAGCCCCTTTTCCAGGACAACGGCTCTGGCATGCACACCCACCAGAGCCTCTGGAAGAACGGCGAGCCCCTTTTCGCCGGGGACGGCTATGCCGGCCTGAGCCAGCTGGCCCTCTGGTACATCGGCGGCCTGCTGAAGCACATCAACTCCCTGCTGGCCTTCGCGGCGCCGACGACCAACTCCTATCGGCGGCTGGTGCCCGGCTACGAGGCGCCGGTGGTCATCGCCTACTCGGCCCGCAACCGCTCGGCTGCCTGCCGCATCCCGGTCTACTCCCAGTCGCCCAAGGCCAAGCGCATCGAGTTCCGCTGCCCGGACCCGGCTGCCAACCCGTACCTGGCCTTCGCCGCCATGCTCATGGCCGGCCTGGACGGCATCAAGAACCAGATCGACCCGGGCGATCCGGCGGAGATCGACCTCTTCGAAGAGGATGCCCTGAAGCGGGTGCCCATGGTCAAGGGCTCCCTGGGCGAGGTCCTGACGGAGCTGGAGAAGGACCACGAGTTCCTGCTGGAGGGCGGCGTCTTCACCGAGGACCTGATCGAAACCTACATCAGCCACAAGCGGGTCGCGGATGTGGATGCGGTGCGCCTGCGGCCCCATCCCCACGAATTCGTGATGTACTACGGCATCTGATCTCCTGGGAATGTGGTTGAAACTCATGGGTTGAATGGAGGGTGTGGGGGGCGAGCCTGGTCCCCCACACCCAGCGTTGAAGCAAGCGGCGGCCTGTATCTGCAACCGGACTCCGGCCATTCAGATACAGGCCGCCGCTTCTTTGGGCCTGGGAGGCCCAGGCGCCCAGGCCTGCAAATCGCTTCGCTTATCCTGCATAAGGGTGTTACAATAGGAGGCAATCCGAGCCATGAACCCGCACAATCCATACACAGCCGGCACGGCCAGCAACCATGATAGCGCAGGAGAAATGTTCGCCATGAACCTTGAATATACGTCGGAGCAACTCCAGCGGGTCGATGATATCATCAAGCGCAACGACATCCGCTTCATTCGCCTCCAATTTTCGGATATCATCGGCATCGCCAAACATGTCACCATCCCCGTGGGCCACTGGGACACGGCGGTGAGCCACGGCATCTGGTTCGATGGGAGCTCGGTGGAAGGCTTTGCCCGCATTGCGGAAAGTGACATGTACCTGAAGCCCGACCTGGACACCTTTGCCGTCATCCCCTGGGAGATGGATCTCTCCACGGCCCGGGTGATCTGCGACGTGTACACGCCCGACGGCGATCCCTTCCCCGGCGATCCCCGCTTTGTGCTGAAGCGCCAGCTCCGGCGGGCCGCCGAGATGGGCCTGGACTACCAGGTGGGGCCAGAGCTGGAGTTCTTCCTCTTTGAACGCCACGCCAACGGCGATATCTTGCCCCTCAAGCCCCACGACCGGGCCAGCTACTTCGACGTCAGCACCGACCTGGC
This sequence is a window from Litorilinea aerophila. Protein-coding genes within it:
- a CDS encoding molybdopterin-containing oxidoreductase family protein codes for the protein MSKQNLYQHDPAIAIITGACPHDCPDTCSWQVAVERQSGRAVDLWGHPHHPVTAGRLCAKVDRYLERTYHPERLTTPLRRVGPKGSGQFVPISWDEALGAIAARLQEIIATVGPEAVLPYFYAGTMGYLQGEGMAKRFFHRMGASQLARTICSEAGFEGYVATIGATEGLEPQAFAHARLILIWGSNTLTSNAHLWPFIQAARHQGARVIVIDPARTRTARAADEWIPIRPGTDGALALALMHVIVAEGLYDADYVARHTLGFDALAQRVAEWTPERAAELTGVPAERIRTLAREYATTRPAAIRINYGMQRHAGGGMAVRTIACLPALVGAWREVGGGIQLSSSGAFRHLDTTCLYRPDLLQGRTPRTINMNRLGDALSLDPAIRARAHYHPRPVDPVPTPAEAGPPVMALIVYNANPAAVCPDQEAVLRGLQREDLFTVVLEHFQTDTADYADYVLPATTQLEHWDLIKPYGHLYLALNRPAIEPVGQSLPNSEIFRRLAGAMGYREPCFAQGDEEILQELIAAQRHPRFATVTWEALLERGFVRLNLPEPYLPFAEGNFPTPSGKCEFYSQRLADAGYAPLPTYTPPAWQQQAAEQGDSTAHPPLTCISPPAHSFLNSTFVNVERLRRREGVPTLQIHPDDAAPRQVVDGAPVTVWNQRGRLTLRAVVTADIVPGTVLVPGIWWAKLSPDGRNVNQLTAQDEADMGAGATFYDVLVWVAPAVDLNPAAAEARGAMAVAG
- the glnA gene encoding type I glutamate--ammonia ligase produces the protein MHLGCKTPQDVMAAISEHGIEMVDIKFTDLFGQWQHFSIPVEHFDAESAFEEGLGFDGSSIRGFKTIESSDMNLLADPTTALIDTMCAVPTLSLVCNVYEPITNEPFSRDPRYVAQRAVEYMKSTGIADTVYMGPEAEFFIFDEVYYHTNQFSAGYGVDSGEGIWNSGAPGLGHQIGYKGGYFPVAPYDTLQDLRTEMVREMLNAGIEVEVHHHEVATAGQCEIDMRFAPLVQMADQVQLYKYIVKNVAKRHGKTATFMPKPLFQDNGSGMHTHQSLWKNGEPLFAGDGYAGLSQLALWYIGGLLKHINSLLAFAAPTTNSYRRLVPGYEAPVVIAYSARNRSAACRIPVYSQSPKAKRIEFRCPDPAANPYLAFAAMLMAGLDGIKNQIDPGDPAEIDLFEEDALKRVPMVKGSLGEVLTELEKDHEFLLEGGVFTEDLIETYISHKRVADVDAVRLRPHPHEFVMYYGI